Proteins encoded in a region of the Culicoidibacter larvae genome:
- a CDS encoding polysaccharide biosynthesis C-terminal domain-containing protein produces MSRKSFINAAAISMVGLFLVRFLSIIYAPLISMIIGGDSTPAGALNAATNAIFNPFYELSLAGLPMAVAKLISTYNAREDFDNSWRVYSLTSKVMMLLGITAFAALFIFAEPLAAMALSSNQEGGVDISYAVASVRLMSVALLFIPLLSGLRGYLQGFKTLLGVSVSQVIEQLVRIVVILVIAFGITALMTGTVGHDTATTNGIMYSFIGIAISVVAGMVAIYPFYRKLRKGHRRSRTLQRRAGMLETRSNGELLREVLSIAIPFTLANLAAQGYTLITTYTFNSSMIAAGYSVDAAQSFYQIYTFWTEKLVTIPLTFAMAFSMVLITFISSSLEQGKLKEVNRYILKCLQTVAFLTIAATIGINLLAGPMYMMFYGFGDSVAIPILVANSLRGLMFAFEVIIISILQGINRKWHALVLSVGGPLIKLALNHLLISLFGVYGDILATSIGLAFVVIVGFIVIVRTTKFPIWQFIKSLLLVIVNVAVMAVVIIAGEWLFNLVAPGFGTANRLNAFIYVVLFVIVGGGAYILFADWTGILQIFFGPEMSIKQIIGKIVRRLRRS; encoded by the coding sequence ATGTCTCGTAAGAGCTTTATTAATGCGGCAGCTATATCAATGGTCGGGCTATTTTTAGTCCGCTTTTTGAGTATTATTTATGCGCCGTTAATAAGCATGATAATTGGCGGTGATTCAACTCCAGCCGGAGCTTTAAATGCTGCGACTAATGCAATTTTTAATCCCTTTTACGAGTTGTCACTTGCTGGTTTGCCAATGGCGGTAGCTAAGCTGATTTCCACTTATAATGCCCGCGAGGATTTTGATAATTCTTGGCGAGTTTACAGCTTAACTTCAAAAGTTATGATGCTTTTAGGAATTACTGCTTTTGCAGCGTTATTTATTTTTGCTGAACCACTAGCAGCGATGGCACTTTCCTCAAATCAAGAGGGTGGTGTAGATATCAGTTATGCGGTTGCATCCGTCAGACTTATGTCAGTTGCGTTGTTATTTATTCCATTGTTAAGTGGATTGCGCGGTTACTTGCAAGGATTTAAAACATTGCTTGGAGTTTCGGTTTCGCAAGTAATTGAACAGTTAGTGCGGATTGTTGTTATTCTAGTTATTGCTTTTGGGATAACAGCGTTAATGACTGGGACTGTTGGTCACGATACTGCTACAACCAATGGGATTATGTATTCCTTTATTGGAATTGCAATTTCGGTGGTTGCCGGAATGGTGGCAATATATCCATTTTATCGTAAATTGCGAAAGGGGCATCGTCGTTCGCGAACATTACAACGGCGTGCTGGAATGCTTGAAACGCGTTCAAATGGTGAATTGCTGAGAGAAGTTCTTTCAATTGCAATTCCCTTTACTTTAGCAAATTTAGCAGCTCAAGGGTATACGTTGATTACTACATATACATTTAATAGCTCAATGATTGCGGCTGGTTATAGTGTGGATGCAGCCCAAAGTTTTTATCAAATATATACATTCTGGACTGAAAAATTAGTTACTATTCCGTTAACTTTTGCAATGGCATTCTCAATGGTACTGATTACTTTTATTTCTTCTTCGCTTGAACAAGGTAAGTTAAAAGAAGTTAATCGTTATATTTTAAAGTGTCTGCAAACAGTTGCATTTCTTACGATTGCAGCCACTATTGGTATTAATTTACTGGCTGGCCCAATGTATATGATGTTTTATGGTTTTGGTGATTCAGTAGCAATTCCAATATTGGTAGCAAACAGTTTGCGGGGATTGATGTTTGCTTTTGAAGTAATCATTATTTCTATTTTGCAAGGTATTAACCGGAAGTGGCATGCATTGGTACTTTCTGTTGGTGGTCCGCTTATTAAGTTAGCATTGAATCATTTGCTTATTAGTTTGTTTGGTGTTTATGGAGATATTTTAGCCACCTCAATTGGTCTAGCGTTTGTTGTCATTGTTGGATTTATCGTAATTGTTCGGACAACCAAGTTTCCTATCTGGCAGTTTATTAAGAGTTTGCTTCTAGTCATTGTCAATGTTGCAGTAATGGCAGTAGTTATTATTGCTGGCGAATGGCTGTTTAATTTGGTAGCTCCGGGATTTGGTACAGCAAATAGATTAAATGCGTTTATTTATGTAGTTCTATTTGTCATCGTCGGTGGCGGTGCATATATATTATTTGCAGACTGGACGGGGATATTACAAATATTCTTTGGTCCGGAAATGAGTATAAAACAAATTATAGGAAAGATTGTTCGACGATTACGTCGGAGTTAA